Proteins encoded within one genomic window of Acidovorax sp. 107:
- the ispE gene encoding 4-(cytidine 5'-diphospho)-2-C-methyl-D-erythritol kinase produces MQALYDVPAPAKLNLFLHITGRRSDGYHLLQSVFMLMDWCDTLHFERRADGLISREDLSTALPEVDLSIRAARALQAATGCREGAHIGLLKRVPAQAGMGGGSSDAATTLLALNRLWGLSLSRHALAKIGLQLGADVPFFLCGHNAWVEGIGETITPLEKAHQLPQASFVIVKPAAGLETKEIFSSPSLKRDSDSATILGFAAAHFDFGRNDLQPVAQALCPDVSQAIEWFKKRGLKGRMTGSGSAVFAQESHAVDLSEVPEGWQVKTCENLMVHPLAGWASGRI; encoded by the coding sequence ATGCAAGCTCTGTATGACGTGCCGGCACCGGCCAAACTCAATCTCTTTCTGCACATCACCGGGCGGCGCTCCGATGGCTACCACCTGCTGCAGTCCGTTTTCATGCTCATGGACTGGTGCGACACCCTGCATTTCGAACGCAGAGCAGATGGACTGATTTCGCGGGAAGACCTTTCCACAGCGCTGCCAGAAGTCGACCTGTCGATTCGCGCAGCCCGTGCGCTGCAGGCCGCTACGGGCTGCCGTGAGGGCGCGCATATCGGACTGCTGAAGCGCGTGCCCGCGCAGGCAGGCATGGGGGGAGGCTCGTCAGATGCGGCCACCACGCTCCTGGCTTTGAACCGGTTGTGGGGTCTGAGCCTGTCCCGGCATGCACTGGCAAAGATCGGTTTGCAGCTCGGCGCAGACGTGCCGTTTTTTTTATGCGGTCACAACGCTTGGGTGGAGGGAATTGGTGAGACAATCACGCCGCTTGAGAAAGCGCACCAGCTGCCGCAAGCGAGCTTCGTGATCGTGAAGCCCGCAGCAGGTTTGGAGACAAAAGAAATTTTTTCGTCACCAAGTTTGAAACGCGATTCAGATAGTGCTACAATCTTAGGCTTTGCTGCAGCACACTTTGACTTCGGTCGAAACGACTTGCAGCCCGTTGCTCAGGCACTTTGCCCCGATGTTTCGCAAGCCATTGAATGGTTCAAGAAGCGCGGCCTCAAAGGCAGGATGACAGGCTCAGGCAGTGCAGTGTTTGCACAAGAATCACACGCAGTCGATCTGAGCGAAGTCCCTGAGGGCTGGCAAGTGAAGACGTGTGAGAATCTGATGGTTCATCCTCTGGCAGGCTGGGCATCAGGAAGAATTTAA
- a CDS encoding lipoprotein insertase outer membrane protein LolB: MTQVSVGEDSWNGRIALQIDGQASQSFSALFELRGTPQTGGLVLLSPFGNRIAQLDWKDGHAQLLSGQDTRTSDSLDGLLQDVTGTRIPVTALFSWLKGIQASATGWQADLTGIADGRLTARRSDPEPIATLRIALTP; the protein is encoded by the coding sequence GTGACCCAGGTCTCCGTCGGGGAAGACAGCTGGAATGGGCGCATTGCCTTGCAGATCGACGGGCAGGCGTCACAATCTTTTTCTGCCCTGTTTGAACTGCGTGGCACGCCCCAGACGGGTGGGCTGGTTTTGCTCAGTCCCTTCGGCAATCGCATTGCACAACTCGACTGGAAAGACGGCCACGCGCAGCTGCTCAGCGGCCAAGACACCCGCACCTCGGATTCGCTGGATGGACTGCTCCAGGACGTGACAGGCACCCGCATTCCTGTGACTGCCCTGTTCAGCTGGCTCAAGGGCATCCAGGCCAGTGCCACCGGGTGGCAAGCGGACCTCACCGGCATTGCCGATGGACGATTGACGGCACGCCGCAGTGATCCAGAGCCTATAGCGACCTTGCGCATTGCTTTGACGCCCTGA
- a CDS encoding tetratricopeptide repeat protein has product MDYYGPMVLPSRFRTVALATLIAAAAHSTWAQKPSGESRPASQEPPVASNPALDAELFYEIFLGEISARTGDPGAGYAFMLEAARRSADGQLYQRAADIALQSRSGEYALAAAQAWKEALPQSREANQYVLQILIALNRIGETPDLLRQELAQASPRSKASALTALPQLYGRASDKALAAKVVEQALVNELTNPATGPEAWVSLGRLRLAAGDKAGALDAARRAQALDNASESAARLALELMDEGLMDAEPIVTQTLSKQPIPDLRMAYARVLLGLQRYPEASRQLETVTKEKPDLVEAWLVVATLQYQDNRLPAAEASLQRFMELASASADADLRQKSLTQAYLLHAQIAEKKKDFAGAEAWLARIDNAEEVFGAQTRRASLLARQGKLAQARALLRNLPGNSAESQRMKLMAEVQLLRDQRLYPEAYKVQVELVALAPDDAELVYDQAMLAEKAGQPDTMEKLLRQVIARQPQYHHAYNALGYSLADRGVKLDEAKQLILKALEFAPNDPFIMDSLGWVEFRLGNKADARKHLEAAFKARPDVEIAAHLGEVLWSMGDKDGATRVWKEGQRASPDNDTLKETLKRLGAAL; this is encoded by the coding sequence ATGGATTATTATGGCCCGATGGTGTTACCTTCCCGCTTTCGTACCGTCGCATTGGCCACCCTGATTGCGGCCGCCGCCCATTCCACCTGGGCACAAAAGCCCAGCGGTGAAAGCCGCCCCGCCAGCCAGGAGCCACCCGTGGCGTCCAACCCCGCGCTGGACGCAGAGCTGTTTTACGAGATTTTTCTGGGCGAGATCAGTGCGCGCACCGGTGATCCGGGTGCGGGTTACGCGTTCATGCTGGAGGCAGCTCGCCGCAGCGCTGACGGTCAGCTCTACCAAAGGGCTGCAGACATTGCGCTGCAGTCACGATCCGGCGAATATGCCCTTGCTGCAGCCCAGGCCTGGAAAGAAGCCTTGCCGCAATCGCGCGAGGCCAACCAATATGTGCTGCAAATTCTGATCGCCCTGAACCGCATTGGCGAGACACCTGATCTGCTGCGCCAGGAACTCGCGCAGGCTTCGCCCCGGTCAAAGGCCTCGGCCCTGACCGCCCTGCCCCAGCTGTACGGACGGGCGAGCGACAAGGCCCTGGCCGCCAAGGTGGTGGAACAAGCCCTGGTGAACGAGCTTACCAACCCCGCCACGGGCCCGGAGGCTTGGGTGTCGCTGGGCCGTTTGAGACTGGCAGCTGGAGACAAGGCGGGCGCTCTGGACGCAGCACGCAGGGCACAGGCCCTCGACAATGCCAGCGAAAGCGCAGCCAGACTGGCGCTGGAACTGATGGACGAAGGTCTTATGGACGCAGAACCCATCGTGACACAAACGCTGTCTAAACAGCCCATCCCGGACCTGCGCATGGCATATGCGAGGGTGTTGCTGGGTTTGCAGCGCTACCCCGAAGCCAGTCGCCAGCTGGAAACCGTCACCAAGGAAAAACCTGATCTGGTGGAAGCTTGGCTGGTGGTTGCCACCTTGCAATACCAAGACAACCGGTTGCCTGCCGCAGAGGCGTCGCTGCAGCGGTTCATGGAACTTGCATCGGCGTCTGCGGATGCCGACCTGCGGCAAAAGAGCCTCACACAGGCATACCTGCTTCACGCTCAGATTGCAGAGAAAAAGAAAGACTTTGCCGGTGCGGAAGCATGGCTCGCGCGCATCGATAACGCCGAAGAAGTGTTTGGCGCTCAGACGCGCCGTGCGTCCCTGCTGGCACGTCAGGGCAAGCTGGCGCAGGCCCGCGCTCTTTTGCGCAACCTGCCCGGCAACTCGGCGGAAAGCCAACGGATGAAATTGATGGCGGAGGTCCAACTGCTGCGCGACCAGCGCCTGTACCCAGAGGCCTACAAAGTGCAGGTCGAACTGGTGGCCTTGGCGCCGGACGATGCCGAGCTGGTCTACGACCAGGCCATGCTGGCCGAAAAGGCGGGCCAGCCCGACACCATGGAAAAGCTGCTGCGGCAGGTGATCGCGCGTCAGCCGCAATATCACCACGCCTATAACGCCCTTGGCTATTCGCTGGCGGACCGCGGTGTGAAGCTGGATGAGGCAAAGCAGCTCATCCTGAAGGCGCTCGAATTTGCGCCCAATGACCCCTTCATCATGGACAGCCTCGGCTGGGTGGAGTTTCGCCTTGGTAACAAGGCAGACGCTCGTAAACACCTTGAAGCGGCATTCAAGGCCCGGCCCGATGTAGAGATTGCGGCTCATCTGGGCGAGGTGTTGTGGAGCATGGGCGACAAGGACGGTGCGACCCGGGTGTGGAAGGAAGGGCAGCGCGCCAGCCCCGACAACGACACCCTCAAAGAGACGTTGAAGCGCCTCGGAGCCGCCCTCTGA
- the mutM gene encoding bifunctional DNA-formamidopyrimidine glycosylase/DNA-(apurinic or apyrimidinic site) lyase, with protein MPELPEVEVTRRSFADAIAGARIEAVVMGKPLRWPLGCDPQILVGQQVVGFRRRGKYLLLDMTQGLLLLHLGMSGSLRFASGMPQAGIHDHFDLVTNQGTLRLHDPRRFGAVVYAQAEHSPVAAKLLGGLGMEPLSEGFLLSDFQAGLKKSRMPIKQLLLGGRLVVGVGNIYASEVLFLAGIRPTTVASRIGAARVHKLHQAIRSVLAQAVKMGGSTLRDFSNAEGMAGHFQTAANVYGRDGLPCNACGTAIALLRQGQRSTYFCRRCQRP; from the coding sequence ATGCCTGAGTTGCCCGAAGTGGAAGTCACGCGGCGCAGCTTCGCCGACGCGATTGCTGGAGCCCGGATTGAGGCGGTGGTGATGGGCAAGCCCCTGCGTTGGCCCCTGGGTTGTGATCCGCAGATACTGGTGGGTCAACAGGTGGTCGGATTCCGCCGACGGGGGAAATATCTGTTGCTCGATATGACCCAAGGCCTGCTGCTCCTGCATCTGGGCATGTCGGGAAGTCTGCGCTTTGCGTCTGGGATGCCGCAAGCCGGCATTCACGACCATTTTGACCTCGTCACCAACCAGGGGACGCTGCGTCTGCATGACCCGCGCCGGTTTGGTGCGGTGGTTTATGCGCAGGCGGAGCATTCGCCGGTGGCTGCCAAGTTGCTGGGGGGGCTGGGCATGGAGCCTCTGTCGGAGGGGTTCTTGCTCTCCGATTTCCAGGCAGGACTCAAAAAGAGCCGGATGCCCATCAAGCAGTTGCTTTTGGGCGGACGTTTGGTCGTGGGGGTCGGTAACATTTACGCGTCCGAGGTGCTCTTCCTGGCTGGTATCCGCCCTACCACCGTCGCATCGCGCATCGGCGCCGCGCGAGTGCACAAGCTGCACCAGGCCATTCGCTCCGTGCTGGCCCAAGCGGTCAAGATGGGGGGCAGCACCTTGCGCGATTTTTCCAATGCAGAGGGAATGGCGGGTCACTTTCAGACGGCGGCAAATGTGTATGGCCGCGATGGCCTGCCGTGTAATGCGTGCGGAACGGCCATTGCGCTGTTACGCCAGGGGCAGAGAAGCACGTACTTCTGCCGCCGGTGCCAGCGGCCATAG
- a CDS encoding dynamin family protein, whose amino-acid sequence MGPSFNEQFDQHGAWRREFAQQLKRLADWMATHDLMDAAVQERLQRLEEQVRSDKVMVAFVAEFSRGKSELINAIFFADYGRRIMPASAGRTTMCPTELGYDANVAPSLRLLPIETRLQMQSLAEWRVKTDRWQEIPLDVGNADQISKALEKVAEVRKVTLDNARALGFWHDDLTDENPVPDAQGLVEVPMWRHAIINIPHPLLKQGLVILDTPGLNAVGAEPELTVNLIPQAHAVVFILSADTGVTRSDLSIWREHLAISPESMEARLVVLNKIDTLWDTLNTAEQVQAQMERQCVTSAEMLGVSLDRVVPVSAQKGLVAKITADDVLLETSGLPALEEALAKGIMGRRQAILRAAVGTGVASLRTETSRVINIRRRDLDDQMAELRSLRGKNASVIESMRHRIEQEQREFDLSTAKIQAVRAVHLKLLRDVFQQLGAKALKVELSELAQTLQQKGLKLGVKKVYVQTFDKLRGTLDKAQASGTEIQAMLSGTFRQLNAEFGFSLQVPSPPQLEHFSQDLHQIEQSHLQYLGMGNALKLAQPEFAERLVRALAMRLRTVYESAANDLELWSKSATAQLDAQLRERRRSFARRMEAVDRIQQAASGLVERISEIEAGEEELGQLERKLHELTAKLVVLPRAAPALTNVHPVTA is encoded by the coding sequence GTGGGACCTTCATTCAACGAACAGTTCGACCAGCATGGCGCTTGGCGGCGGGAGTTCGCCCAGCAGCTCAAGCGACTGGCCGATTGGATGGCCACGCACGACCTCATGGATGCCGCTGTGCAAGAGCGCCTGCAGCGCCTGGAGGAGCAGGTCCGCAGCGACAAGGTCATGGTGGCATTTGTGGCGGAGTTCTCACGCGGCAAGTCCGAATTGATCAACGCGATCTTTTTTGCCGACTATGGCCGCCGCATCATGCCTGCCAGCGCAGGCCGCACCACGATGTGCCCTACCGAGCTGGGGTACGACGCAAATGTCGCACCCAGCCTGCGGCTCTTGCCCATTGAAACCAGGCTTCAGATGCAGAGTCTGGCCGAGTGGCGGGTCAAGACCGACCGTTGGCAGGAAATCCCGCTGGATGTCGGCAATGCTGACCAGATATCCAAAGCCCTGGAGAAAGTAGCCGAGGTGCGCAAGGTCACCCTGGACAACGCTCGCGCGCTGGGTTTCTGGCACGACGATCTGACGGACGAGAACCCTGTGCCCGATGCACAGGGCTTGGTAGAGGTGCCCATGTGGCGCCATGCCATCATCAATATCCCGCACCCGCTGCTGAAGCAAGGGTTGGTGATTCTGGACACGCCTGGCCTGAACGCGGTGGGCGCGGAGCCGGAACTGACCGTCAATCTCATCCCCCAGGCGCATGCCGTGGTGTTCATCCTGAGCGCTGACACCGGCGTGACACGCTCGGACCTGTCAATTTGGCGTGAGCACCTCGCCATCTCGCCCGAGAGTATGGAAGCGCGTTTGGTGGTGTTGAACAAGATCGACACGCTCTGGGACACGCTCAACACTGCCGAGCAGGTCCAGGCTCAGATGGAGCGGCAGTGCGTGACTTCGGCCGAGATGCTTGGCGTTTCACTGGATCGCGTGGTGCCGGTATCCGCGCAAAAAGGCTTGGTGGCCAAGATCACTGCGGACGATGTCTTGCTGGAGACCAGTGGACTGCCTGCATTGGAAGAGGCCCTGGCCAAAGGCATCATGGGCAGGCGGCAAGCCATACTGCGCGCTGCAGTGGGTACTGGCGTGGCCAGCTTGCGCACAGAAACTTCGCGTGTCATCAATATCCGGCGGCGCGACCTCGATGACCAGATGGCAGAGCTGCGCAGCCTGCGCGGCAAGAATGCGTCGGTGATCGAATCCATGCGCCATCGCATTGAGCAGGAGCAGCGTGAATTCGACCTCAGCACTGCCAAGATCCAGGCGGTGCGGGCAGTGCACCTCAAGCTATTGCGCGATGTATTCCAGCAGCTGGGCGCCAAGGCATTGAAAGTGGAGCTGTCCGAACTGGCGCAGACACTGCAGCAAAAGGGGCTCAAGCTGGGAGTAAAGAAAGTTTACGTCCAGACCTTTGACAAGCTGCGTGGGACTCTGGACAAGGCGCAGGCCTCGGGCACAGAGATTCAGGCCATGCTGAGCGGAACCTTTCGTCAGCTCAATGCGGAGTTCGGGTTTTCGTTGCAGGTACCTTCGCCGCCGCAGTTGGAACATTTTTCGCAAGACCTGCACCAGATCGAGCAGAGCCATTTGCAGTACCTGGGAATGGGCAATGCGCTCAAACTGGCTCAACCCGAGTTTGCCGAGCGCCTGGTGCGCGCGCTGGCCATGCGGTTGCGCACGGTGTACGAGTCGGCGGCCAATGATCTGGAATTGTGGAGCAAGTCTGCAACCGCGCAATTGGACGCGCAGCTGCGGGAGCGGCGCCGCAGCTTTGCTCGCCGCATGGAAGCAGTGGACCGTATACAGCAGGCCGCCAGCGGATTAGTGGAGCGTATCTCTGAGATAGAGGCGGGGGAAGAGGAGCTGGGTCAATTGGAGCGAAAGTTGCACGAGCTGACTGCCAAACTGGTGGTTCTGCCGAGGGCCGCACCCGCATTGACTAACGTACATCCGGTCACCGCATGA
- the mutY gene encoding A/G-specific adenine glycosylase encodes MSGVSGGADAVAERVVAWQAVHGRNHLPWQQTRDPYRVWLSEIMLQQTQVTTVLDYYARFLDRFPDVGALAAAPQDEVLGLWSGLGYYSRARNLHRCAQQIMAEHGGVFPRTVAVLSSLPGIGRSTAGAIAAFCFSERAPILDANVRRVLTRLLGFDRDLASAKNERLLWGHAEALLPAGDLALAMPRYTQGLMDLGASLCNPRAPRCVDCPLAGHCVAFKDGDPERYPVRTRKLARRAESWQLVILRDVGGRIWLQRRPSTGIWAGMHCVPVFTDVESRDAFVGALGGPAQWVQQELPPFVHVLTHRDLHLHPLLIQTDEGGSPAQDGEWLSPDQWSSVGLPAPIRKLLDTTQSTLW; translated from the coding sequence ATGAGTGGTGTCTCCGGGGGGGCTGATGCTGTGGCCGAGCGCGTCGTGGCCTGGCAGGCGGTGCATGGACGCAACCATCTGCCTTGGCAGCAAACCCGCGATCCGTACCGGGTCTGGTTGTCGGAGATCATGCTGCAGCAGACCCAGGTGACCACCGTGCTGGACTACTACGCACGTTTTCTGGACAGATTTCCGGACGTGGGCGCACTGGCAGCTGCTCCGCAGGACGAGGTTTTGGGCTTGTGGAGCGGGTTGGGTTACTACAGCCGGGCGCGCAATTTGCACCGCTGTGCGCAGCAGATCATGGCGGAGCATGGGGGGGTATTTCCTCGAACTGTGGCGGTGTTGTCCTCTTTGCCGGGCATCGGGCGCTCGACGGCGGGCGCGATTGCCGCGTTCTGTTTTTCGGAGCGCGCACCCATTCTGGATGCCAACGTGCGCAGGGTGCTGACGCGCCTGCTGGGTTTTGATCGTGATCTTGCTTCTGCCAAGAACGAGCGCCTGCTGTGGGGCCACGCGGAGGCGCTATTGCCCGCGGGCGATCTTGCGTTAGCGATGCCTCGGTATACCCAGGGCCTGATGGACCTGGGGGCGTCTCTTTGTAATCCCCGCGCTCCACGATGTGTGGATTGCCCGTTGGCAGGCCATTGCGTGGCTTTTAAAGACGGTGATCCCGAACGTTATCCGGTCAGGACCCGCAAACTGGCACGTCGGGCTGAGTCCTGGCAATTGGTGATTCTGCGTGATGTCGGAGGCCGGATCTGGCTGCAACGCCGACCCTCGACCGGTATCTGGGCGGGAATGCACTGCGTGCCTGTGTTCACAGATGTGGAGTCTCGCGATGCGTTCGTGGGTGCTTTGGGTGGCCCCGCGCAGTGGGTGCAGCAAGAGTTGCCGCCCTTTGTGCATGTGCTGACGCACCGGGATCTGCACCTTCATCCGCTGTTGATACAGACCGATGAAGGCGGGTCTCCTGCGCAAGACGGGGAGTGGCTGAGTCCAGATCAGTGGTCTTCGGTGGGGTTGCCTGCGCCCATCCGCAAATTGCTGGACACCACGCAATCGACGCTCTGGTGA
- the rapZ gene encoding RNase adapter RapZ, producing MALEIVLITGMSGSGKSVALHALEDAGYYCVDNLPPELLPAFVALEHKHHGNRVAIAVDVRSATSLHQVPQELNRLRSQGVAVKSLFLDATIDTLVRRFSETRRRHPLSHDDLQQGRRALVQIIELERELLAELREQSHVIDTSTIRASQLQSYVKGLMSTAQGQLTLVFQSFAFKRGIPMDADYVFDVRMLPNPHYEAALRDLTGLDQPVADFLDMQLEVGLMRVHIEQFLAHWLDMLDRNHRSYVTVAIGCTGGQHRSVYLVEKLAQAFSNRWTALKRHRELDGR from the coding sequence ATGGCTCTCGAAATCGTCCTCATTACGGGCATGTCGGGCTCTGGAAAGTCCGTCGCCCTGCACGCTCTGGAAGATGCAGGCTACTACTGCGTGGACAACCTCCCGCCCGAGCTACTGCCAGCCTTTGTGGCGCTAGAACACAAGCATCACGGCAACCGTGTGGCCATTGCGGTGGATGTCCGCAGCGCCACTTCTTTGCACCAAGTGCCGCAAGAACTGAATCGCCTGCGTAGCCAAGGCGTGGCCGTGAAATCACTCTTTCTGGATGCCACGATTGACACCCTGGTGCGTCGCTTCTCCGAAACACGTCGCCGCCATCCACTGTCACACGATGATCTCCAGCAGGGACGCAGGGCCCTGGTACAAATCATTGAGCTGGAGCGTGAATTGCTCGCGGAACTGCGCGAGCAGTCGCATGTGATCGACACCAGCACTATCCGCGCCTCGCAGCTGCAAAGCTATGTCAAAGGCCTGATGTCCACGGCACAAGGGCAATTGACACTGGTATTCCAGTCATTTGCTTTCAAACGCGGGATTCCCATGGACGCCGACTATGTCTTCGACGTACGCATGCTGCCGAACCCGCACTATGAAGCCGCACTGCGGGACCTCACCGGGCTGGATCAGCCTGTTGCCGACTTTCTGGACATGCAGCTCGAAGTGGGCCTCATGCGGGTCCATATCGAGCAATTTCTGGCGCACTGGCTGGACATGCTTGATCGCAATCACCGCAGCTACGTCACGGTCGCCATCGGCTGCACCGGCGGGCAGCACCGCTCTGTCTATCTGGTGGAGAAACTGGCACAGGCATTCAGCAATCGATGGACCGCGTTGAAACGGCACCGCGAACTCGATGGGCGCTGA
- the recN gene encoding DNA repair protein RecN: MALRRMTLRDFVIVQKLVLDLRSGFTVLTGETGAGKSILIDALQLALGARADAGVVREGCGKTDICAEFDCPAHARSWLEEAGFDTDDGLLLRRTVDTQGKSRAWINGTPATASQLRALGEMLLDIHGQHAWQSLTRPESVRGLLDAFAGVNTRETTSRWAQWRADLKALQQARVAQSTLQQERERLQWQISEVDKLAPGDLEWEELDTQHKRLSHAQALLDGAHGALQALQEDEADAVSALTRAHALLHTQEHIEPEFANLADILASSLAQVTDVVHSLHTYLRHADIDPQRLIELDERMSQWMGLARRYKSPPAELPALLKGWKTAMHQLDAATDLDRLQANELASAKAYQAAARALSLARAKAAPKLSASITQAMQGLGMEGGKFEVSVTKASEPSSDGIDDVVFLVAGHPGITPRPVGKVASGGELSRISLAIAVTTSELGAAPTLIFDEVDSGVGGAVAETVGRLMQQLGRDRQVLAVTHLPQVAACAHHHLKVVKNKSAGGTTSTVLIVQQDERVAEIARMLGGERATETTLAHAREMLGGAAPMSAMAPPAPLNSATFVRKR; the protein is encoded by the coding sequence ATGGCACTGCGACGCATGACCCTGCGGGATTTTGTGATTGTCCAAAAACTGGTGCTTGATCTGCGCAGCGGCTTCACCGTGCTGACGGGCGAGACCGGCGCGGGCAAGTCGATCCTGATCGACGCGTTGCAGCTGGCGTTGGGTGCACGTGCGGATGCGGGGGTGGTGCGTGAGGGGTGCGGCAAGACCGACATTTGCGCAGAATTTGACTGCCCTGCACACGCTCGGTCTTGGCTGGAAGAAGCGGGGTTTGACACAGATGACGGCCTGCTGCTGCGGCGCACAGTAGACACGCAGGGCAAGAGCCGGGCCTGGATCAACGGAACACCCGCGACAGCCTCTCAGTTGCGCGCATTGGGCGAGATGCTTCTTGACATTCACGGTCAGCACGCATGGCAGAGCCTGACCCGCCCGGAGTCAGTACGTGGCCTGCTAGACGCTTTTGCGGGTGTGAACACCCGCGAGACAACGTCGCGCTGGGCGCAATGGCGTGCTGACCTCAAGGCACTGCAACAAGCGCGCGTGGCCCAGTCGACCCTGCAGCAAGAGCGCGAACGCCTGCAATGGCAGATCAGCGAAGTTGACAAACTGGCGCCGGGCGACCTGGAGTGGGAGGAGCTCGATACGCAGCACAAGCGACTCTCCCACGCACAGGCTTTGCTGGATGGGGCGCATGGTGCGCTGCAAGCTCTGCAAGAAGACGAGGCGGACGCCGTCTCTGCACTCACACGCGCGCATGCGTTGCTGCACACACAGGAACACATCGAACCAGAGTTCGCCAATCTGGCCGACATCCTGGCATCGAGTCTGGCGCAGGTGACGGATGTGGTGCATTCACTGCACACGTATCTGCGCCATGCCGACATCGACCCGCAGCGTCTGATAGAACTGGATGAACGCATGTCGCAATGGATGGGATTGGCGCGCCGGTACAAAAGCCCACCCGCAGAACTACCGGCTCTGCTTAAAGGCTGGAAAACAGCCATGCACCAGTTGGATGCCGCTACCGATCTGGACCGATTGCAAGCCAACGAATTAGCCAGTGCCAAAGCGTACCAGGCGGCGGCGCGCGCATTGTCTTTGGCCCGCGCCAAGGCAGCCCCCAAGCTCTCAGCGTCCATCACGCAGGCAATGCAGGGCCTTGGGATGGAAGGCGGCAAATTCGAGGTATCGGTGACCAAAGCGTCAGAGCCCTCCTCCGACGGGATCGACGACGTGGTGTTTTTGGTGGCAGGGCACCCCGGTATAACTCCCAGGCCCGTCGGCAAAGTGGCGTCTGGCGGTGAGCTGTCGCGCATATCGCTGGCAATCGCCGTCACGACCAGTGAGCTGGGTGCGGCTCCCACCCTCATTTTTGACGAGGTGGACTCCGGCGTGGGTGGAGCGGTCGCAGAGACCGTAGGACGATTGATGCAACAGTTGGGGCGCGACCGCCAGGTGCTGGCCGTGACCCACCTGCCGCAAGTAGCGGCGTGTGCGCATCACCATCTGAAGGTCGTAAAAAACAAAAGCGCCGGAGGCACAACCAGCACGGTACTGATCGTGCAGCAGGACGAGCGCGTTGCAGAGATCGCCCGCATGCTGGGCGGCGAGCGCGCCACCGAGACGACCTTGGCGCACGCCCGAGAAATGCTGGGCGGTGCAGCTCCGATGTCAGCCATGGCACCGCCCGCACCACTCAATTCCGCGACCTTCGTCAGGAAACGCTGA
- a CDS encoding NAD kinase, translating to MTSNFRHVALIGKYQTSAAGTSGDGSRRALEDIAHFLERQGCEVVLEAETASNTGLTHYPSLNVDQIGARCDLGLVVGGDGTMLGIGRRLARFGTPLIGINQGRLGFITDIPFDTYQTTLPPMLRGAYEEDQRPLMHATVVRDERVVFEALAMNDVVVNRGATSGMVELRVEVGGQFVANQRADGLIIASPTGSTAYSLSAGGPMLHPSIPGWVLVPIAPHTLSNRPIVLSDATEVAVEVVSGRDVSANFDMQSLASLLHGDRILVKRSEHRVRFLHPQGWNYFATLRKKLRWNEGGS from the coding sequence ATGACGTCCAATTTCCGCCATGTCGCACTTATAGGCAAGTATCAGACTTCAGCAGCAGGCACTTCCGGTGACGGTTCTCGCCGGGCTTTGGAAGACATTGCGCATTTCTTGGAGCGGCAGGGCTGTGAGGTGGTGCTGGAAGCGGAAACCGCCAGCAACACCGGACTGACACACTACCCGTCTCTGAATGTAGACCAGATCGGCGCACGGTGCGATCTGGGACTGGTGGTGGGAGGAGATGGGACAATGCTGGGGATTGGCCGGCGCCTCGCACGTTTCGGAACGCCACTGATCGGCATCAACCAGGGCCGGCTCGGGTTCATTACGGATATTCCTTTCGATACCTACCAGACCACGTTGCCGCCCATGCTGCGAGGGGCCTACGAAGAAGACCAACGACCTCTGATGCATGCCACCGTTGTACGCGACGAGCGCGTGGTGTTTGAAGCCTTGGCCATGAACGACGTGGTGGTGAACCGAGGGGCCACATCGGGCATGGTGGAGCTGCGCGTTGAAGTGGGTGGGCAGTTTGTGGCTAACCAGAGGGCAGACGGCCTCATCATTGCGTCTCCCACCGGCTCCACGGCATATTCTCTGTCGGCGGGCGGCCCCATGCTCCACCCCTCCATCCCGGGCTGGGTACTGGTTCCGATCGCACCACATACGTTGTCCAATCGTCCCATCGTGCTCTCTGACGCAACGGAAGTAGCTGTGGAAGTGGTGAGCGGGCGCGATGTCAGCGCAAACTTTGACATGCAGTCGCTTGCATCCTTGCTGCATGGCGACCGCATCCTCGTCAAAAGGTCAGAGCATCGTGTGCGGTTTCTGCACCCCCAGGGATGGAACTACTTCGCCACACTGCGCAAGAAGCTGCGTTGGAACGAAGGAGGATCCTGA